TTTACGCCCAATAATTCCGGATAACGCTTGCCACCTACGTATTACCGCGGCTGCTGGCACGTAGTTAGCCGTGGCTTTCTGGTTAAGTACCGTCACACAGTAAGCAGTGACTCTTACTGTCGTTCTTCCTTAACAACAGTGCTTTACGATCCGAAGACCTTCTTCGCACACGCGGCGTTGCTCCGTCAGGCTTTCGCCCATTGCGGAAGATTCCCTACTGCTGCCTCCCGTAGGAGTCTGGACCGTGTCTCAGTTCCAGTGTGGCCGATCACCCTCTCAGGTCGGCTACGCATCGTCGCCTTGGTAAGCCGTTACCTCACCAACTAGCTAATGCGCCGCAGGCCCATCCTTAAGTGATAGATAAATCCACCTTTTAACTCCTAAACTTATGTTTAAAAGTGTTATCCGGTATTAGCTACGGTTTCCCGTAGTTATCCCAGTCTTAAGGGCAGGTTGCCCACGTGTTACTCACCCGTCCGCCGCTCGACTCTTAAAGTGAACCCGAAGGTTCGGTATAAGAAGTCGCGCTCGACTTGCATGTATTAGGCACGCCGCCAGCGTTCATCCTGAGCCAGGATCAAACTCTCCATAATAGTTAGAGTTTTCTAGCTCTTTTAAATTGCGTTTTATACTAGTCGCTCTAGTTTCGTTACCTTTATATAGTAACTTCTTTTATCGGAATTAACGTTGACATATTGTCATTCAGTTTTCAATGTTCATTTGTCGCGCTTTTGAAAAGAGCAATATCTACTATAGCACGTTCGTTTTTAAAACGCAACTATTAAATTCAAATTTATAACTTTTTGTTTTCGATTTGAATTTCTTTGTTGTGATTGCTCACAAGATAGTACTATACATCGTCTATATTTTAAATGCAAGTGTTTTTTAAAAAATAATTTAAAAAGTTGAGTAGAACGATTTCTACTCAACTATATTTAGATTTCTGTTCTATATTCTATCGCTCTCGAAAGAGTGACTTCATCGGCATATTCTAAATCTCCACCGATAGATAACCCTTGTGCGAGGCGCGTCGTTTTTATACCGATCGGTTTAACAAGACGTGTAATGTACATCGCGGTCGTTTCGCCTTCAATATTTGGATTCGTTGCGAGTATTAACTCTTTAACGTTTTCGTCTTTTAATCGTTCGATTAAACTCGGAACATTAATATCCTCTGGACCAATACCATCCATCGGTGAAATAGCACCGTGTAGCACGTGGTATAGTCCGTTATATTCACGCATTTTCTCCATTGCAATGACATCTTTTGTATCTTGAACGACACATATCATCGAGCGATCACGGTTTTTATCCGAGCATATATAGCATGGATCTTCGTCCGTAATATGACCACATACTGTACAATATTGAAGTTCTCGTTTGACGTCCATCAAACTTTTAGAGAAATCCACAACGTCTGTCTCTTTCATGTTTAGAACATAGAACGCGAGACGTTGTGCTGTTTTTGGACCGATACCTGGCAATTTCATAAAACTATCAATAAGTTTTGATATTGGTTCTGGATAATACATATTACATCAGTCCTGGGATGTTTAGTCCTTTAGTATGTTGACCAAGTTTCTCAGAAACGAGTTCATCCGCTTTATTTAATGCGTCGTTTGTCGCAGCTGTAATTAAATCTTGTAGCATTTCGATATCTTCTGGATCGACAACTTCCTCGTCAATCACTACATCTAAAATTTCTTTATGACCTGACAC
Above is a genomic segment from Nosocomiicoccus massiliensis containing:
- a CDS encoding YbaB/EbfC family nucleoid-associated protein, with the protein product MRGGMGNMQNMMKQMQKMQKKMEEEQQKLKEEKIEGSAGGGMVKVTVSGHKEILDVVIDEEVVDPEDIEMLQDLITAATNDALNKADELVSEKLGQHTKGLNIPGLM
- the recR gene encoding recombination mediator RecR codes for the protein MYYPEPISKLIDSFMKLPGIGPKTAQRLAFYVLNMKETDVVDFSKSLMDVKRELQYCTVCGHITDEDPCYICSDKNRDRSMICVVQDTKDVIAMEKMREYNGLYHVLHGAISPMDGIGPEDINVPSLIERLKDENVKELILATNPNIEGETTAMYITRLVKPIGIKTTRLAQGLSIGGDLEYADEVTLSRAIEYRTEI